DNA sequence from the Myxococcus guangdongensis genome:
GTAGCTGTTGAAGTACTCGTCCTTCGTCCCTCCGGGGTACGCCTTCAGTCGCCTCCGCCCCTGCGCGTCGTAGAAGTAGTTGTAGATGAGTCCATTGCGATTGACGGCCCGGAAGACGGTGTCCGTCGCGACGCCAGTCTGCGCGCCCTCGTCGACGCCATACTCGAACCCTTGCACATACACCTGCGTCCCACTCACCCCAGGCGCCCACCGCTGCGACGTCACCCGCCCGTCCGCGTCATGCGCCAGCGCATACCTCAGCAGACTCCCTGACGCCGTCTTCCCCCACTCCGCCAGCCTGTCCACCGCTGGCGCCGACGCCATTGTGTACGCATATGCCGTCCCATCCGCGGACATGCTGGTGCGGTTGCCTCGACTGTCGTACCCGTAGCTCCGACTCGTGTACGCACCTCCCGTCGCCGCCACATTCCCCGTCGGCCTCCCCGCCGTCACCAGCCTCAGGCTCCTGTCGTACCCGTAGGTTTCGACTCGTGGCGTCGTCGCACCCAGCACGCACGTGTCCACCTGCGACACCTGGTCCCCACTCCACGTGTACGTCCGCTTGTAGATGTCGCCACTCCCCGCCCCTGGCGTCAGCGTCCCCGTCGACACCCGCAGCGCCCTCAGCCTTCCCGTCAAATCCCCACCCGACACACTCGGCGCAGACGCGGGGCACGCCGTGGGCACCTCCCCGGCATTGCCTCCCAGCATGTACTCCACCGCGCTGCTGTTGCTCGTCGTCGGGTGATTCACCTGGTAGCCCCTCAGCTGCCCATAGGGCTCCCAGACGACGCCTTGAATGAGTCGCGTGTCCGTAAAGCCCGAGCTGCCCCACAGCCTCACGTCCACCGCCTGCACCCTGTCCGCCGCCGCCCCCGTCCCGTACACGTACTTCACCACCCGGCCATGCGGGTAGGTGACGACGTCCACATTCCCGTTGGCCGTGTACGTGTAGAAGGTGTGCGGCTTGTCATTCAGGCCCGCCGAGGCGCACCCCGTCTGCCCCTCGCGCAGTCTCACCTCGCCAGCCAGTCGGCCGTGCGCGTCGTACTGGTACCAAGTGCGCCCGAAGGAGTCGTGCTGGTAGCGCAGCCGCCCCCGCGTATTCGCAGGCTGCGGGCAATCCACCGGCGGCGTGCTCGTCGCATCCCCCGTGTCCGTCACGTCGTATGAGAGGACGAAGAGGTTTTGCACCGCCGGCGTACTGGACGAGGAGATGAAGTGGCGCTTGCGCCTCAGCAGCCGGCCCACCGCGTCGTACTCCTGCGACACCCTCTCCCCGTGCGCTTGCATCTCTGGGGACGCCTTCTCCACCAGCAGCCCCAGCGCGTTGTATGCGTACCGCGTCGTCCCTGCCCCTCCCACTCCGTCCTGAGTGTGCGGCAGCTTCGCCCATACCAGGTTGCCGAAGTCGTCATGGGCATACTCGCTGGCGGGGCTTTCCGCTGTGCAACTCCCGCACTCATTCCCCGTGCCCACCGCGCACCCCTGCCGCACCGCCGTCACGTTGCTTTGCACGTCGTACGAGAAGCACGTGCGCTGACTCACCCCCGTGGAAGGGAATTCGTCCAGCTTCGCCAACCTGTCCAACCTGTCGTACCCCAGCGAAGCGCAGAGAGTCGACACGGGCTGCCCCGCGCTGTCCGGCCCTCCGCACACCGCGGGCGCCGCATTCGAGGCAAAGCCCACCCCCGTCAGGTTTCCATTCGCGTCAAACAGACGCGTGGCAGCAACCGGCGACGGCAGGTTGCCCAACCCCTGGTAGGTGGGGTTTCGGCGGGCGTCCGCCGCGAATGTCACCACCCGCCGCGTCTCCGCCGCGCTGCCCGTCCACGAGAGGTACGTCTCCGTCTTCACCGTCTCGTCCGGCCAGTACGCGTACTCCACCTTCTCCGTCCAACTCGCCCCATTCGCGTCCGCCCCCTTCGCCCTCCACTGCAGCAGGTATGTCGGCGTCCCTCCCACGCACCCCATCCCCGTCGTCGTCCCCGTCCGGTAGCAGAAGACGTCGTAGTTGCCCTGCGGGTGCTGAATCGCCTTCAGCCTCCCGTTGTCGTAGCTCACCTGCGTCGTCGTCGTCACGCTCCCCGCAACCACACTCTGCCGCGTCAACTGACTCTGGTTGTACTGACGCTCCACCACCACCCCGTTGAAGTCCTGCACTCGCGTCGCATTGCCGTAAACGTCGTAGTCCAGGTACTGCGTCTCCAATGACGTCGCCCCTCCGCACCCACCCGGCAGCACCGACTTCTTCTTCAACTGGTTGCGCTTGTGCCCCGTCTCCGTCGTCGCCCAGTACTCGTACTTCACGACGGGGAATACCGTCCCCACCGGGCAACCCGTAATCGTCGCCACGTCCGCCGTCTCATCCACGAAGCATGGGCCGTGCGTCTCCAACTCCCGCCCCTGCGCATCCACCGTCCCCACCCCTCCGCACTGCGGCGCCCCGTAATGGAAGAGGCCCACCCGCTTCTTCACCACCTGCCACGCCCCCGCGGTGTTGTTCCACACCTGCGTCCACCCCGTCCGGAACTCCGCCTTCAGCCGGTTCGTCGCCGTGTCGTAGACGAATTGCGTCTGCGCCACCCCACCACCCGGCGCCAGCACGCTCGGTACCTCCAGCCTCTCCAAAAGCCTCTCGTACGCCGGCGCCGCGCGCCCCGTGCTACCCAGCGTGTACTTCAAATCCGTCTGCGCCAACGCCCCCGTCCCACTCGAGTCCTGCGCCCCCTCCACCAGCCTCGTCAGCGACTTCATGTGCTGAATCGGCACTCCCGCGTCCCCCTCAACCACTCCCGCGTCCGGCACCGCCGCGTGCGTGTACAACTCCCACGCATTGCGCCGGTCCTTGTGTGCCTTCGGCATCGCCGGAATAGTCGACGTGTCCCCGGGAGCCAGCGGGCACTCGTACTCCCACTTCTGAATCCCACCCACGAAGCCGGGGCAGGACGTCCCGTCGCATCGCTCCTCCATCGAGTTCAGCCGCCACGTCTGGTGCTGGTAGTGCGCCGGCGCCGACACGAAGCGCGACGTCATCGTCGTCGCCCCATTCGCCCCCGTCCCCAACCCCGCCTTCGAGTCCACGAATTCTCGCGTCGGACGCGTCCCTCCGTGCACCAGCGTGCACGCATCCGCCACCCCGGGGTTGCTGCTCGTCACGTCGTTGATGGTGAAGTCGTGCCCCTCCCCCTCGTCCCGCGTCGCCACCGTCCCGTTGTAGTAGTAGCTGTGTCGACTCGTCAGCGCTCCGCCCTCCTTGCGCTCGAACGTCGTCGTCGCATTCCCTGAAACGGGGTACGTGTACTCGATGCTCCGCCCCGTCTGCGGGTAGTCCACCTTCACCAGGAAATTCGACGCAGGCTTGTACTGGTACTGCACCAGCGTCTTCTCCGTCGCACCACCGTCCTCCTGCGACTCCACGTTGATGTGGTCCAGCACGCACTCCGTACGCCCTCGCGTATTCACCAACCGCTGGTAGTAGAAGCGCAGCACCGTCCCGTCTCGCGTCGTCACCGTGTTGATGTACGGCACCCCGGGCGTCGACCCCGCGCCTCCCACCGGGCACAGCGTGTCCGGCGTCGTCCCTCCCGACGTCACCGGCACCGCGTACGTCACCACCGCGCGCGGAATCTCCGTCGCTCCCGTCGGAGCGTACTCCGTGTCGAAGATGCGCGTGAGGAAGTAGTGCCGCGCCCCCGTCCCGTCCGGGTGCACGTACACCGCCTCATGCTCGTACCTCCCGCTCTCCTCCCGGTAATAGACGAACTTCTGCGGCCACGTCCCTACCGTCGCCACGTCCTGCCACAACCGGTCCGCCGCATTCTTGTTGTTATCGTTGACGTACCACCGCCCAGACACCGCCGCCTTGCTGCTCAACTGGTACGTATTCCGAAACCCGTCCACGTCCCGGATTTCCGCCTCTGCTCCCGACGCGGACCACTTGTAGACGGCGCTGTAGAAGTTGTGCCACCAGTTGAGGCTTCCCCCATTCCGGTGCTCTCCAAACGGCCGCGCGAGGTAGTTGTTGCTTGTGCTCGGCAGGAAACCCTCCGAGAAACGTGAGTACGCATACGAGCGCGCCGGCGACACGTACATCCGGATGAACGGCAGGCTCCCCTGGCTCAGCTTCAGCTCGAAGTCCTGCTCCCGCAGGTACGAGTACCCGTCCGACACATTCACCGGGTCCCCATGGAAACCGGGCGCCTCAATCTTCGGCATCGGCGGCGGCCCATTCCCACCTCCGCCTCCGCCGCCTCCTCCTCCTCCTCCCCCACCTCCGCTAGGATTGCCTTGCGAATCCTGGCATCGCGGAATGACGTCCTGCGGGCAGAACTGCGCCAACGCCAGCGCCGGCATCACCACTGCCACCACGCACACACCTTGGATAATCTGTCTCAAGGCACTTCCCCCACCGCAAAGAGTCGTGTCACACGCCCACCCGCCAGCACCATCACCGCCTGCTCATCCTGAAAGAATATCTCTCGCCCATCGACGCCATATTGCGCGCGTGCACGAAAATCCTCCGCCAACAGCAGGCGGTGCAACACCCGGGCGGGACGCTTCAACGACGTCCACTCCTTGAGGACTGCATGCGGCCCATCCCTCGCCACGAAGACCAGTCGTTTCCCATCAGGGGAGAACGCCGGCTCATTCAAATCTTCCGCCGCGAGGACTTCCGGCTGCACCACTCCGTTCTTCATCAAATGCAAACTCTTCTTCGTCACGCTGCACAGCGTATGCACGTAGAGGAGTTCTCCATCTGGCCGAAACGTCGGACTGAGATGGCACCCCACCTCATCCGTCATCGCCTGCACCTCCGTCCCGTCCATCCTCACGCGATATAGCTGGGCATTGGCTTGCGGCTGGTGCTGCCCCGGTGGCCCTCCCATTTGCGGATGGTGCGCGTAGTAGACCCACTTGCCATCCGGACTGAGTGCCGGATCAGCGTGAAAGCCCAATTCCCTTCCGATTCGTACCGGCGCCGTATCCGAGCGCCACTCCCAGCGATACATCAAATCGTTCCGCGCCGTCTCATCATACGCGGTGAAGACCACGTACCGCCCATCTGTCGAGAGAGTCAGCGTCCTCGCTCTATAGGGCGGCGGAAGGACAATCCGCTCGGGCTTCCGCGAATGCACTTCCAATGCCACCCACTCTCCTGACCTCCCAAACGTCACGAACCTCGCCTCCACTTTCGCAGGGGGAGACGTTGAAACCAGCACTGCCAGCAGGGCGCCCAGTATCATTTATCCGCCCCTCTCACTTCGGTCAGGACAGGCATCCAATCCGAGGGAGGAATACAAACGCCTGTCGCAGCTTGCGGATGGACCGTTCCGCATTTCCATCCCGCCGGACATTCAGCTTCCGCTCGACAGCCCTTAGAGCAGACGTACCCCGTACTTGGCGCCGCCTTGACATGAAGACACACGCCAGACACACACCCGGCTTCGCCTGAGCTAGAGCAATCCTCCCCCAGACCCGTGGCGCGCGCGGAGGCCGCCTTCTGGCGATGCTCTCCAAAAACTTCCTCGATAGGAGCCTCTTGCGTCACCATCTCTGGTGATGGCTCCTTACACGCCCCGGCCAGCACCGCCATGACTCCAATCAACAGAGTAATTCGGTTCGTCACAGCGTCTCCAAGGCAAGACCTCACGAATCTTTGTCCAATAGTTCACATATCGCTCCCTTCACACGCAAGTCAACTAATCCCTGCATTCCCACGTCGCGCATACTTGCCACCACGATACGCATGCATCAGGTGAACAGAACCCACACCGCGAGAGGACATCGCCTCCTCTGCGATTCATGAAGTCGTAAGTTTCGACCCTCACGCTCCAAACCTCTGACGCATCCGACGCCCGCGAATGGCCGGCCTGCAGGTTGCGATTCGCATGGCGCACCTGGATGGGCAGCCCCTCGCGTCTACTACTGAGAAGCAGGGTTCACCGACCCCTCCCTGCAGAAAAGCGCCCGCTCAGCACGCGAATCGAATGCGAGCACGAGGAGCAGCAAGGGACTTGCCAGCGCGATGCCTCGCTGGGATAACCGAACCATCCGACTTTACAGGGAAACCAATGGAAGCTCCTCCCCAGAAATCCTTCGCCCGTACCTACATCGGCACTCTTTTTCACCTCTGGGTATTCCTTGGCTCCTTTCTCCTCTTCCAGGTCGAGCTCATCCTAGCCAAGCGGCTCCTCCCCTCTTACGGCAGCAGCGCGGCCATCTGGACAACCTGTCTTGTTTTCTATCAAGCCGTTCTGGTGCTCGGGTACTTCTACTCGAGCAGGGTGACTCTGGCGGTTCAGCAGGGAAGCTATCGTTGGGCGCATCTGATCTTCGTGCTGCTCGCGGTGGTCGTCTTTCCTTTCCGACTGCATCATTTCGACCTGCCACCTGTCGCAGCCATTCTCCTGACGCTGACGATATCCATGGGATGGCCGTTCCTCGCTTTGTCAACGACAAGCGTCGTCGCACAGGGGTGGTTTACAAGAACAGAGCACCCGTCAAGAGCTGATCCGTTCTTTCTTTACGGAACATCCAACGCAGGGGCACTTCTGGCCCTTCTATCCTTTCCATTCCTGGTGGAACCAGCACTCGACCTCGAAGTGCAACTCCTGGTCTGGTATGTCGGGTATGGGTGCTTTGTTCTCCTGGCGTGGCTTTGTATCCTGCAGGTTCGAACTGGAGCCCCCACCGACAGAACAGCGGAGACCTCCCTCAACACAGAGCCCCGCCTTCAGGCTCCGCGCTCATCACGAGTCACCTGGATGCTGCTTTCAGCGAGCGCCAACGCTCTGCTACTTGCAGTCACGAACGTCCTCACCCTGGACGCATCCATCCCGCTGCTGTGGATTCTCCCCCTCTCACTCTACCTGCTCACTCTCGTCATTTGCTTTTCCAAGCGACCGCCCACCGAAGCGGGGCTGAACCGGCTGGCTGTAGGAAGTCTTGCCATCGCCGTCATCGCAGCCATCTTCGCACTGGCTCGGGCACAAACATCCATACCGTCGCTGGTCCTCCACAGCACCGTGCTGTGGGTGGGCTGCTTGCTGATGCATGGAAACCTCGTGTGGAGCCGCCCAAGCGACCCTCGCCTTCTGGGCTCCTTCTACCTCCACGTTTCTCTCGGAGGATTGGCCGGGACTCTATTACTTGCACTGATCGTCCCCCTGACCCTCGGCTCCCTGGCGCTTCCTTATCTGGATCACGGGCTGGCCGGACTTCTTCTCCTGGCCGGACTGGCGGCTCGCGATGTGATGCGTCAGGCCCAAGGGGTGCCTCGACCCAGACTCGCGCCCTACGTTTCGGGCGGAGCAGCTCTTTTCATCATCGCAATCCTCACGCTCTCCGGGTGGATGCTTGCTCGCGGGCGAATCGAGGGGTCCCGGACCTTCTATGGTCACTACACCGTCAAGGACACGGGGACACTGAGACTGTTTCAGCACGGCAGCACCGTTCATGGAGTCGAGAACCTCCACCCGGATGAACGCGGAGAACCGCTCTCGTACTATCACCGCGGTTCGCCAGTGGGTCGCGTGCTCGCCACGGAGCGCATTGGGCGAGGCCAGGTTGCCGTTGTGGGGCTTGGCATCGGGAGTCTCGCCGCATACGGCCGGCGCGGTGAATCCTGGGACTTTTATGAACTCGACCCAGAAGTCGAACGACTCGCCCGCCAGCACTTCAGCCTGCTCAATACGAGCCAAGCACAGATCCGCGTGATTACTGGCGATGCGCGTTTGCGCATCGAGGAAGCCGAGGATGCTCGCTACGACATCATCGTCCTTGATGCGTTCTCCAGCGACTTCGTTCCAACACACCTGCTGACCCGTGAAGCGCTGGACCTCTATCTCCGGAAGTTGAAGCCAGAGGGGATTCTGCTCTTTCACGTTTCGAGCCGACTGTTCAACCTCATCCCAGTCCTCACCCGCCTGAGCACTGAACTGGGCGTCCAGGGACTCGTCAGTCAGAACGAGACGCTGACCGCCGACGAACTCGCGACGGGCCGCTCAC
Encoded proteins:
- a CDS encoding RHS repeat-associated core domain-containing protein; the encoded protein is MPKIEAPGFHGDPVNVSDGYSYLREQDFELKLSQGSLPFIRMYVSPARSYAYSRFSEGFLPSTSNNYLARPFGEHRNGGSLNWWHNFYSAVYKWSASGAEAEIRDVDGFRNTYQLSSKAAVSGRWYVNDNNKNAADRLWQDVATVGTWPQKFVYYREESGRYEHEAVYVHPDGTGARHYFLTRIFDTEYAPTGATEIPRAVVTYAVPVTSGGTTPDTLCPVGGAGSTPGVPYINTVTTRDGTVLRFYYQRLVNTRGRTECVLDHINVESQEDGGATEKTLVQYQYKPASNFLVKVDYPQTGRSIEYTYPVSGNATTTFERKEGGALTSRHSYYYNGTVATRDEGEGHDFTINDVTSSNPGVADACTLVHGGTRPTREFVDSKAGLGTGANGATTMTSRFVSAPAHYQHQTWRLNSMEERCDGTSCPGFVGGIQKWEYECPLAPGDTSTIPAMPKAHKDRRNAWELYTHAAVPDAGVVEGDAGVPIQHMKSLTRLVEGAQDSSGTGALAQTDLKYTLGSTGRAAPAYERLLERLEVPSVLAPGGGVAQTQFVYDTATNRLKAEFRTGWTQVWNNTAGAWQVVKKRVGLFHYGAPQCGGVGTVDAQGRELETHGPCFVDETADVATITGCPVGTVFPVVKYEYWATTETGHKRNQLKKKSVLPGGCGGATSLETQYLDYDVYGNATRVQDFNGVVVERQYNQSQLTRQSVVAGSVTTTTQVSYDNGRLKAIQHPQGNYDVFCYRTGTTTGMGCVGGTPTYLLQWRAKGADANGASWTEKVEYAYWPDETVKTETYLSWTGSAAETRRVVTFAADARRNPTYQGLGNLPSPVAATRLFDANGNLTGVGFASNAAPAVCGGPDSAGQPVSTLCASLGYDRLDRLAKLDEFPSTGVSQRTCFSYDVQSNVTAVRQGCAVGTGNECGSCTAESPASEYAHDDFGNLVWAKLPHTQDGVGGAGTTRYAYNALGLLVEKASPEMQAHGERVSQEYDAVGRLLRRKRHFISSSSTPAVQNLFVLSYDVTDTGDATSTPPVDCPQPANTRGRLRYQHDSFGRTWYQYDAHGRLAGEVRLREGQTGCASAGLNDKPHTFYTYTANGNVDVVTYPHGRVVKYVYGTGAAADRVQAVDVRLWGSSGFTDTRLIQGVVWEPYGQLRGYQVNHPTTSNSSAVEYMLGGNAGEVPTACPASAPSVSGGDLTGRLRALRVSTGTLTPGAGSGDIYKRTYTWSGDQVSQVDTCVLGATTPRVETYGYDRSLRLVTAGRPTGNVAATGGAYTSRSYGYDSRGNRTSMSADGTAYAYTMASAPAVDRLAEWGKTASGSLLRYALAHDADGRVTSQRWAPGVSGTQVYVQGFEYGVDEGAQTGVATDTVFRAVNRNGLIYNYFYDAQGRRRLKAYPGGTKDEYFNSYGHKLLTDRGSDGFATAVGHYTTDDYVWLGGKSVAVIRAKFSSAWARQADGVGSCTRNEEAVACGVYFPVVDHLDKPVVMLDASRRVAGAADYDPFGHVNRVSQVAETAHPYTSGSSVSLGTLTQPVSAGVEVVRMRALYHLVDTQSGAASVSLVDVDTTASLHSTSEVRKGNVVTPWVQPANGRVEVRFAASGAAASGYQGVVLEGYEYQRYQSGAQPFWIPLRFPGQYHDDETGFAENWNRFYNPSIGGYLQAEPVLQNPDVVAMYAQRGESLPTYAYAQNNSINKVDLNGRNPLVIPVGIGLALGEAAVATGLIAGGVYCIGTQCLGDLHWPWDNPSAPPVPDAPPSNPTAPPNVCEMGKGGKGGVTTTPIREEIGRLPKGTDLCKYLKGREQEARRAGNSRLALDYQAAWKEYCRGHRG
- a CDS encoding TolB family protein, producing the protein MVFTAYDETARNDLMYRWEWRSDTAPVRIGRELGFHADPALSPDGKWVYYAHHPQMGGPPGQHQPQANAQLYRVRMDGTEVQAMTDEVGCHLSPTFRPDGELLYVHTLCSVTKKSLHLMKNGVVQPEVLAAEDLNEPAFSPDGKRLVFVARDGPHAVLKEWTSLKRPARVLHRLLLAEDFRARAQYGVDGREIFFQDEQAVMVLAGGRVTRLFAVGEVP
- a CDS encoding spermidine synthase, which encodes MEAPPQKSFARTYIGTLFHLWVFLGSFLLFQVELILAKRLLPSYGSSAAIWTTCLVFYQAVLVLGYFYSSRVTLAVQQGSYRWAHLIFVLLAVVVFPFRLHHFDLPPVAAILLTLTISMGWPFLALSTTSVVAQGWFTRTEHPSRADPFFLYGTSNAGALLALLSFPFLVEPALDLEVQLLVWYVGYGCFVLLAWLCILQVRTGAPTDRTAETSLNTEPRLQAPRSSRVTWMLLSASANALLLAVTNVLTLDASIPLLWILPLSLYLLTLVICFSKRPPTEAGLNRLAVGSLAIAVIAAIFALARAQTSIPSLVLHSTVLWVGCLLMHGNLVWSRPSDPRLLGSFYLHVSLGGLAGTLLLALIVPLTLGSLALPYLDHGLAGLLLLAGLAARDVMRQAQGVPRPRLAPYVSGGAALFIIAILTLSGWMLARGRIEGSRTFYGHYTVKDTGTLRLFQHGSTVHGVENLHPDERGEPLSYYHRGSPVGRVLATERIGRGQVAVVGLGIGSLAAYGRRGESWDFYELDPEVERLARQHFSLLNTSQAQIRVITGDARLRIEEAEDARYDIIVLDAFSSDFVPTHLLTREALDLYLRKLKPEGILLFHVSSRLFNLIPVLTRLSTELGVQGLVSQNETLTADELATGRSPSLWFAMSPDSTVTSILEQELPFQAMESSPDLLGRRAWTDNYVNLLHALAQ